AGGCGCTGGCCGCTTTGCAGCAGCTGAAAGGAAGCGCCGGCTCCGGCAGCGACCCCGATTTCAGCGCCATGCTGAACCATGCCGTCAACGCGGCCTCCGCCAGCTCGAGCGACCCCTACGCCGCGTTGAACGACGCCCAGACAACTTCCGGCTCCTCCAGCAGCGTGTCTTCTCTGCTGAATGCCTTGGGACAGGATTTGCAAGCCGGCAATCTGAGCCAGGCCCAGCAAGCTTTCCAGCAACTGCAGCAGGGCCTGCAGCAAGCCGACGCCAGCCAAGCGGCCGCCATCACCTCCATCATCACCATGGCGGCCAGCAGCAGAGCGGCCAGACCGACAGCCTGGCCAGCCTGCTGAACGCCGTCAACGGCAACGGCGCCGCCTCCGGCAGCAGCGCCCTCTCTTCCCTCAACCAACAGCAAACCCAGGCAGCGCTCAGCCTGTTCCAGGCCAATGCCAGCAACAACGACATCTCCAGCCTGCTGATGTCCTTGTCGGTGTGAGCCCACGCGCGGCGGGCGGCACGTCCCCGCCCGCCGCGACACGCCGATTCCGGCGCTCAATGATAGGGCGTCAGCAGACGGCGCATTTCCAGCCGGCCTTCCGGCGACTCGCAAGCCTGCCGCAGCCTGCGCATCGCATCCGCGTCGCCGGCAAGCCGGCTGGACTTGGCGACATAAATGCGCAGCGGCTGCTCATCCAGCCTCCACTCGCCCAGCGCATCCGCCGCCAGCCCCGTCTCATCCAGCACATTGCCGCAACCGGGCCGCACACAGACGGTGGCATCCAGCCTGCCCGCCGCCAGCATCCTCGCCCCCTGCTCCATGTCGCCCAGCAGCACCTTGTCGTGCCGCACCGTCCGGTCGAATGCGTCCAGCGTGTGGCTGCCTCTCAACTCGCCGATAGCAAGCCCGGAAAAGCTCTCGGCCGACGCATGCGTCCGCCCTTCCCGCTTCAGATAGACCAGCGAGACGCTAAGCGTCGCCACTTCGCAGATGGCAATGCCATAACGTTCCCGCGCCTCGGTGGGAATGCCGAGATTGATCGCGTTGACACCGCTGCGCATGCCGTCTATCACCCGCAGATACGGCCTCGCTTCGGCTTGCACCGGCACGCCGGACCACGCGGCGAGAAAACGGATGAAATCCGGGCCGACGCCCCTGTCGCTGTCGGCCACGCCCCACGGCTCCACCGCCAGCGTATAGGAATGGAAGGGCGCCGGCCCGGCAACAGCAGCCGACGCCCAAACCAGCCAAACCAACAGAGACCTCATCTTTCCCTCCCGCTTTGACGGCGGCGAGCTTGCGGCGCCTTTTATCATGCCGGATGCCCTGGCCGTCCTACTTGCCTCGCTTCCGTCAGTGTAGATCAGCCGTCGCCCCCTTCTTCTCCGCGCCGGACAGGCCGGCGCGCGATGCATGCGCACTATTTTCATCAGGATATTCATTTGCGAAAACGCAGACCAGCTTCAGAAAATGTTGCTCGCATATAAAAGCGGCGTAAAATGCAAATGCGTTCACTCTCAACCACAAAGGCGTTCGATCATGAAACCCGGTAATGCCGACAAGGACGGTCCCAGTCCGCGCAATCTATTGCAATACTGGCTGCGCAAGCGCAACGGCTCCCGCCTGAACACGCATGACAAACTGCATTTCGAACCGCTGCAGGAGGAACTGCTCCTCAACCTGATGGTGGTGGCCTGCATCCTGCTGCTGGCGCTGTACACCTACCTCAACCGTTGACCGCCGGGCCCGCCGCGCGGGCTCCCGCCCTTTGCGCGCGCCGCGCGACAAGTCTCCCGCGCCGAACTATCCTGTCAACAGCATGTCAGCGTACTGCATCCCAAACAGAGGAAACCATGATGAGATTGTCCGTACTGACGCTTTGCTGCGCCCTGGGATTGAGCCTGCCGGCCTGGGCCGACACCGCCGACAACCTGTTCACCGTGCCGCTGGACGCCTTCCAGCCCGGGAAGATGGTGCCGGGCCAGCGCGTGTACCAGAAGCCAGGGGTCGAGCTGAAGGCCTACCATTCGGTGCTGCTGGAGCCGCTGCTGTTTCTGCGCCAGTCGGAAGACGGCAGTTGGGAATTGCTGCAGGCGGGAGACGAGAACGCGATCGTCAACTATTTCCACGACCGCATGCAGGCGGAGCTGAAAGCCGCCGGCGTGCCGGAGGCGCTGCAGCCGGCGCCGGGCGTCGCCCGCATGCGAGTGGCCGTGACCGGTCTGAGCCAGGACAGGCCGGGCGTCAATGCCGCCGACCTGCTGCCGGTGAAGGCGGTGTTCAACCTGGCCCGCCTGGCCGCCGGCAAGGAGCCTTATCTGCTGAAGATAGCCAGCATGGCGCAGCTGGAGGACGCCCAGGACGGCAGCCTGCTGGCCGGCACCGTCAACCTGCGCCAGAGCGACAAGAACAAGACCAAGGAACAGCCGATGACGCTGGAGCTGGTCAAGCCGCTGATCGACGAGTGGTGCCGCCAGAGCGCGCGCCAGCTGGCCGCGCATCTAGGCAAGGCGCCGTGACTCAGAGCGCCTTGCGCATGAAGACGCTGTGCGGGTCGTCCGGGTAGTCGCCGAACGGCGGGCAGAAATCGTAGCCGGCGCGCTGGTATAGCCGAATCGCCTCGTGCTGGTGGATGCCGGTTTCCAGCATCATCGTCTCGCAGCCCCTGGCGCGCGCCTGCTCTTCCAGAAAGGACAGCAGCGCGCGCGCCGCCCCCATGCCCCGGCTCTCCGGCTTGACGAATACCCGCTTCAGCTCGCCATATTCCGCTGCGCAGCACACCGCGCCGCACCCCAGCGCCGCGCCCTCCTCTCCTCGAATCACGGCGAAAGCCACATCCGGCTTCAACAACGCCGACACATCCACCCCGTAATGGCACTCCGGCGGATACAAGGGTTTCTGGTAGGCGTCCAGCTCGTCGATCAAAGCCATCACCTCAGGCTGGTCCGGTCTCTCCAGCCGGATCGACAGGCCGGAGACCGGCCGCGGCGGGGCCGCGATCGGCCTATCCTGCGTTTGCATCTCTGCTTTCCTCGGTTCATTGATGTCCATCGCCGCCCATATCACGCCGGTATTTGACGAAGCCGCGCTTGGCGTCGCCGCGGAAACCCGCCCGCAAAAAGAAGCGATGCGCGTCTTCGCGTCCGGCGGAACTGAGCAGCATGATCTTGGAGCAGTCGCGCGCCAGGCTGCGCCGCTCGGCCTCGCGCAGCAATGCCGCGCCCAGCCCGCGGCCGCGCCAGCGCGCGTCCACCACCACATTCTCCAGCACGGCGAACGGCTGCGCGCCGTACATGACGTCTTCGCAAAAACCGAGCCAGGCGGTGCCGGCCAGCTCTGCGCCGCATGCGCATACCAGCACCTGCGCCCGCGCGCCGTCGGCCAGCGCGTCCAGGCGTTCCGGCAGCACGCGCGTGCGCGCATCGCCGGTCAGCTGGCGATACAGCGCCGTCAGCGCTTCGGCATCGGCGCCGGCAGCGAGCCGTATCTCGAGCGTATGCCCCGCATCGGTGCGCTCCATCATTTCCAGCTCCCGAAACGACAAGGCCCGCCGTATGGCGGACCCGGGTGAGGCAAAGGCCACAATCTAGCAGGAAACGGTTGAGTCGGCAGCCCCGAAAATGACGGCGGCAAATCGGATCAGGACATTTCGCCTTCCAGCTGTTGCCAGCCCTCGTCCTGCCGCCAGCGCTGGCACCAGTCCATCACCTTGTCGGCTTCCATAGGCCGGGCAATGCCGAAGCCCTGGGCATAGTGGCAGCCCAGGCTGCGCAGCAACGCGGCATGCTCCATCGTCTCCACGCCTTCGGCGATCGCCTTGCGCGCGAAAATGGAGGCCAGCTCGATCACGCCCTCGACGATGCGCCTGTCGTCCTGGCTGCCTATCATGTCGTGCACGAAACTGTTGTCTATCTTCAACGTATCCACCGGCAAGCGGCGCAGGTGGGTCAGGGACGCGTGGCCGGTGCCGAAATCGTCCAGCGCGAAATGCACGCCGAGCTCGCGGCAGCGCTGCAGCACCCGTATGGTCTGCTCGACGTCTCCGGACGCGCTCTCCACGATTTCCAGCTCCAGGTGCCAGGGCGGGACGTTCGGGTACCGCCCCAGCACGGTGGATAACTGCTGGCTGAAATCGGTGCGCAACAGGTAATTGGTGCTGACATTGGTGCTGATCTTGATGTGGAAGCCGGCCTCCGCCCAGCGCGAAACCTGGCTGAGCGCCGCATCCAGCACCCACAGCCCGAAAGCGGCCTCCAGCTCGTTGCCGGACAGGTGGGGCAGGAATTCCGCCGGCGCCAGCAGGCCGCGCCTGGGATGCCGCCAACGGATCAGCGCCTCCACGCTGATGATCTCGCCGCTCTGCAGGTCCACCACCGGCTGATAGAACAACGCGAACTCGTCATGGACCAGCGCCTGGCGCAACAACTCCAGAAATTGCCTGTGTTCCTGCGCCTTGCGGTCGTTTTCCGGGTCGAACAGCTGGTAGCGGTTCTTGCCGGCATCCTTGGCCAGGTACATCGCCTGATCGGCATGGCGCAGCAGCGTGTCGGGATCCACATTGTCCTGCGGGTACAGGCTGACGCCGATGCTGGCCGTGACGCCGACCTCGGCGTCGCCGACCGGCATCGGCCGCGATGCGGTGGCCAGCACCCGGTCCAGCACCAGCATGCACTCCTCGGGGGATCCGACTTCCGACAGCAGCACTACGAACTCGTCGCCGCCCAGGCGCGCCAGCGTGTCGTCGCCGCGCAGGATGGACTTGAGATTGTTGCTCACGGTCACCAGCAGTTGGTCGCCCACCGCATGGCCGTACTTGTCGTTGACGGCCTTGAAGCCGTCCAGGTCCAGGAAACAGACCGCGCAGGACCGGCCGCTGCGATTGGCCCGCACGATGGCCTGGCGCAGCCGGTCGGACAGCAGCCGGCGGTTGGGCACGCCCGTCAGCGGGTCATAGTGGGCGACGCGGTCGAGCTCCGCCTCGTGCTGCTTGAGCTGGGTGATGTCGGAGAAAATGCCGATGTAGTGCTGCACCTGTCCCTGCTCGTCGCGCACCACGGAAATCGACAACAGCTCGGCGTACAGCTCGCCGCTCTTGCGGCGGTTCCAGAGTTCGCCGCGCCAGAAATCATGGCCCTTGACCGAATTCCACAGCTCTTCGTAAAAACTGATGGGCTGCTTGCCGGACGCCAGCAGGCTGGGCTTCTGCCCTATCGCCTCTTCCGCGCTGTAGCCGGTGATGCGGGAGAAGGCGTTGTTGACCTTGGTGATCACGCCGTCCGGATTCACCATCAGGATGCCTTCGTAGCTGCTGTCGAACACCGCGGCGGCTTCCTTCTGCGTCTGCTCGAACACCTTGCGCTCGGTAATGTCGGTATGGGTGCCCGACATCGACAGCGGCTCGCCCCTGTCGTTCCGCTCCACCACGCGCCCGCGCGACAGGATCCAGCGCCAGTCGCCGCCGCGGGTGCGGCAGCGTATCTCCACTTCGTGGCTTTTCATTTCGCCGCTCAGGTTGCGCTGGATGGAGTCGCGGGTGCGCTCCACGTCTTCGGGATGCACATGTTCGTACCAGCTGTCCGCCGTGATGTGCATCTCGCCGGGACCGTAGCCCAGCATGCTTTCCCAGCGCGGACTGACCTGGAAGCGGTTGGTTTCCAGGTTCCAGTCCCAGAAGCCCTGATCGGAGCCCGCGATCACCCGCGCCAGCTGGCGCTCGCGGTCGCGCAGCTCCTGTTCGGCGCGGTGCTGTTCGGTCAAATCGCGGCCGAAAGCGATATAGCGGCCGTCCTTCATTTTGCCGGAAGTCAGATCGACGCTGACGGTGCCGCTCTTTTTCAGCCTCAGCTTCCACTCGGACCGCAGGAAAGCGCCGTTGTTGATCTTGGCCAGATGTTCGGCCAAGAGCCCCAGGCATTCCGGCGCCACCAGGTCGTGGATGTGCATTTCGCGCAAATCGTCCAGGCTATGCCCGGTCAGACGGCAGGCTGCGGGATTGGCGAAAATGAAGTAGCCGTCCACGTCGGTGACCCAGATCGCGTCGCCCGCCTCGTTCAGCACCAGGCGCAGATCTTCGTCGGCTCGCTTGCGCTCGGTGATGTCGGACAGGTTGCCGACCAGCCTCACCGCGGCGCCGCGCTCGTCCCACTCCACCGCGCGGCCGCGCGCCTGCAGCCAGCGCACGCCTTCATCCTGCCGGGCCAGGCGGAAGTCGATCTCGATGCGCGGGGTCTTCCCGCGGCGGTGCGCCTCTATCGCCTGCAGCACATAAGGCAGGTCGGCCGGATGCACCATCTGGCGGAAAAAGCGAAAATCGCCGCTGTCATCTTCGGGCTGGGTGCCTGTCACCTCGTAATAGCGGGAAGAGCGGTACACCTTGCCGCTGCGCAAATCCCAATCCCAGAAACCGTCGCTGGTGGCTTCCGCCACCAGTTGCAGGCGGGATTCGCTGGCTTTGACCTGCATCGCCATCCGCTTGCGCTCGGTGATGTCCTGCATGGTGCCGTACAGGCTGACGATGGCTCCCTCCTCGTCTCGCCTGGCTTCGCCCCGCATCGTCAGCCAACGGCTTTCGCCGTCGGCCCGCAGCAGCTCCACGTCGCATTCGTACCCCATGCCCACCAGCTTGCAGCGCTCCACCGCCTCCGACAACTGCGCCCAGCCGTCCGCGTCGAAATAGCGCCGCATCGCCGGATAGCCGGGCGGCCCGGATTTCTCGGTCAGGCCGAACAGGCGGTAGGCTTCGGGAGACCAACTCTGGCGGTCGTCGACCAGATCCCAGCTCCAGCTGCCTATGCCGGCCAGCTGCTGCGCCTGCTGCAACATCGCTTCGCTGTCGCGCAGCTGGTTCTCGGCCTGCTTCTGGCGGGTAATGTCGCGGGAGATGCCGAACAGGCCGCCCAGCAGCCCTTCGTGGTTGTAGACTGGCCCCTTGGTCACCAGAAACACCATGCGCTCGCCGTTTTGCAGCGCCAGATGCTCCTCATGGGTCTGCACCCTGCCGCTCTGCATGATCAAGCGATCCTGGATGATCAGCTCGCGGGCGGTCTCTTCGTCGAATACGTCCCTGTCGTCCTTACCGATCACCTCCCCGCTCGTCTTGCCGACAAAGGCCAGCGCCGCCTGGTTGACCAGCAGGTAGCGCCCCTGGACATCCTTGACGAACACCGCGTCCGAAGTGCTGGACACCACGGCGTCCAGCAGGGCGCGGTGCAAGGCGACCCGCTCCAGCGCCTGGCGCAGCATTTCGCATAACAGGCTCACCGCCAAGCCGTTCAAGGCCAGGAACAGCAACTGCACCTTGCTGTGCCACGGCGTCTGCGCGGCATGCAGGTGGGGCTCGACCATCAGGTCGACGGCCAGCACCGACAGCACGGTCGCCAGCAGGCCGGGGCCGATGCCCCCCATGCAGGCGCCGAGGATAATGGGGAGCATGAACAGGATCAGCATCGGATGCGCGCCCAGTTCCGGCCCCATCAGGAACTGCCGCAGCGCCAGGGCGCCGGCCACCAGCGCCAGCACCGCCGGATAGGCGAGCCAGTTGGTCCAGCGCTCGGACCGCATGCCATTGGCCAGATTGCCCAGCCAGGCCAGCTGGGCGCCGCCTTCGCGCGACGGCACCGCCCTCAGCGCCAGCAGCAGCAGGATGGAAGTGACAAGGACGAAGAAAACCCCCTTGGCGATGGAAAGGGGAACCACTCGGGATGCATCCAGCCCCGCCAGCAGCTGGTCGGAGAAAAAGATCCAGGCCAGCGCGAACAGCGCATAGCTCGACACCGCCAGCAGAATGAATCTGTTCCGCGGGTTGCTTGCCATAAATGCCCCCTGGGCCCGGCGATGGCCGGGTCTGTCGTCTTCCGCGCCGCGTTGTCGGCGGAGCCATGTCGCAAAACCGATTTCACGAGCGCCGATGCCGACCGTTTCATCTGGCCCTGCTCAATACAGGTATAGCACCCGTCCCGGCCCACGCCGTTGCCGGAAGGCAAACAGGCGCTCAAATTATCCTAGTCTGGACTATGCTGATCCAAGAATCGTTGTCTCGCGAGGAAAACGGGGATGGAGTTTCTGTTCGATCTGGATGATCCCCTGCAGTGTCTGGAACATATCTACCAGTATCTCAACCCGCTGGTGGTGTCCTTTCATCCGAAGAAAAGCGCGGGCCGGACCGGTCCCTGTTTCGGCAACGGCCTGCTGTTGGGCTATCGCGGCGAAAAATTCATCGTCACGACGGAGGCCATTCTATCCGCCATTTGCGTCAATCACGGCCAGAATGTGATGGCCTGCAGCGGCCAGTCGCAGCTCCCGCTGGCGCAGCTGCGTTGCGCCAGTCCCCAGCACCTGGACCTGGCTGCCTTCCACCTGCCGGCCGACTGGCTGGCGCGCCACCCGGTGGAGCGCTGCTTCGAACTGGATTACGGCGCGCTGCCGGATCCGATGGCCAGCGCATTCACGCTGCTCCTGGGGCATCCAATCAGCAATGGTCGGCCGGCCGGCCAGCTCAACGCCCCCATAGGCGTGGTGTCGCGTCCCTATCAGAGCCATGTCCACCGCAACCAGGTGGTACAGCCGCTGTTCGTCGAATTCGACAGCCGCGACATCCTCAGCCGCAGCAGGCTGGACAAATCGACCTTGCAGGCCTTCTACCAATTGGGCGGCGCGCCGGCGATCAGCCTGTACCATTCGTTCCAGCAGGACTGCAACCGCCTGACCGCCTATCTGCAAGGGCTGGTGGTGGAGTGGGATCACGCCCGCATCGGCGCCACCGCCACCTCGACCGAACTGCTTCCCGGCTTTCTGGACAATTTTCTGCAGCGGCTGCGGCAGGACGGCGAGGATCAAGCGCCGGAATTGGCGGAGCTGCTCGCCCGCTTCCGGCACTAGCGGCCGGCCATCTCGCCGGCCAGCCACACGGCGCGCGCATCGCCGCCTGCCAGACCGTTCCTCACGCTCTGCCGGGTCGCCTCATCCTGGTTCTGGCTGAGCTTGTATTTGCCCTCCAGCCGGCCGACCGTCAGCTCGACGCCGACGATGGCGCGCAGCATCTTGTCCAGGTAATCCGCCGGCGCGTCGGCCACGCGCCAGGGTTGCGGAAACGAGGCTTCGCGCTCGCCGGTCAGCGCGTCCAGCAGGGTCCGCAGCCAGGCCGGGTCGTCCACCGCCCGCAATGTCCCCCTGGCATGCGCCACCATGTAGTTCCAAGTAGGCACCACCCGGCCGTGCTCTGCTTTGGCCGGGTACCAGGAGGGGCTGATGTAGGCGTCGTCGCCCTGAAACACGGCGAGCGCCTCCGGCTCCGCCTGCAGCAGCTGCCACAAGGGATTGGCCCGCGCCACATGGCCTCTGAGCTTGAGTTCGCCCGCCTCCTCGACAGCCAGCAGCGGCAGGTGGTTGGCCAGCGGCCCCGTCTCGCCGTTGATCACCAGGGTGGCCAGCGGCCCCGCATCAGGCGCAACAGGACGGCGGGATCGGCCTCGACGAAATGGCTGGGCTGGTACATGATGAGTTCCCCGGGAAAAATCACGACCTTACAAGCAGACGTCATCGCGCGGCAAGCGATTGCCCCGCGATATAATGACAAGTGTATTGCCAATCCATTTCAGAGAAGCACATGTCCAGAAAACCGCGCGTCCGCTCCGGCAGCGGCGTCACCATGCACGACGTGGCCAAGGCGGCCGGCGTCAGCGCCATCACCGTGTCCCGGGTGCTGAACCAACCCCAGCAGGTGTCCGAGCAGCTGCGCGAAAAAGTGATGCAAGCCGTGGACGCGCTGGCCTACGTGCCCAGCCGCTCCGCCAGCACGCTGGCCTCGGCCAAGTCGCGGACGGTGCTGGTGCTGATCCCCTCGCTGGCCAACACCGTGTTCCTGGAAACGCTGACCGGCATCGAAACGGTGCTGGACGCCGCCGGCTACCAGATGCTGATCGGCAACAGCCATTACGACGCAGGCCAGGAGCTGCAGTTGCTGCGCGCCTATCTGCAGCACCGGCCGGATGGCGTCCTGATCACCGGCCTCAGCCACGCGGAGCCGTTCGAACGCATCCTGAGCCAGCACGCGCTGCCGGTGGTCTACATGATGGACCTGGCCGACGACGGCCGCTGCTGCGTGGGGTTTTCGCAGGAGGATGCCGGCGCCGCCATCACCCGCCACCTGCTGTCGCGCGGCAAGCGCCGCATCGGCTTTCTCGGCGCGCAGCTGGACGAGCGGGTGATGAAGCGCCTGGACGGCTACCGCGCGGCGCTGGACGCGGCCGACTGCCGCGACGCCGGGCTGGAATGGCTGGACCCGCAGCCGTCCAGCATGCAGATGGGCGCGGACATGCTGGACCGCGCGCTGGCGGAGCGGCCGGACTGCGACGCGCTGTTCTGCTGCAACGACGACCTGGCGATCGGCGCGCTGGCGCGCAGCCAGCAGCTGGGCATCGCCGTGCCGGAGCGGCTGGCCATCGCCGGCTTCAACGACCTGCAGCCCGCCGCATGGTGCACCCCGCCCCTGACCACGGTGGCCACGCCGCGGCGCGACATCGGCGTCCACGCCGCCAAAGCGCTGTTGCAGCTGATAGATGGCGAGGAGCCGGCGTCCCGCCGCGCCGATCTGGGCTTCCGGCTGATGTTGCGCCGCAGCAGCTGAAAGCCGGCGCCGAAGCCGCTTTGGCCATCATTGCAAGATTGTTGCGATACCACTACAGCATGGTCCGGACAATCGATGAAACTTGATCCAACTGCTTGTTTCCCGATTTTTGTTAGCGCTAACATCATTGCCATCCAGCCGGCCCGCGCCGGCTATCCTTTCACTTGCAAATGTTAGCGCTAACATGAAATACGGCAATATCGTGGTGATGGGCGTGGCCGGCTGCGGCAAAAGCAGCGTGGGCCGCCTGCTGGCCGAGGCCATCGGCGCCCGCTTCATCGAAGGCGACAGTTTCCACCCTCCCGAGAACATCCAACGCATGCGCGCCGGCATTCCGCTGGGCGACGACGACCGCGCCGGCTGGCTGGCCAACCTGGCAGCCCAG
This genomic window from Chromobacterium violaceum ATCC 12472 contains:
- a CDS encoding LacI family DNA-binding transcriptional regulator — translated: MSRKPRVRSGSGVTMHDVAKAAGVSAITVSRVLNQPQQVSEQLREKVMQAVDALAYVPSRSASTLASAKSRTVLVLIPSLANTVFLETLTGIETVLDAAGYQMLIGNSHYDAGQELQLLRAYLQHRPDGVLITGLSHAEPFERILSQHALPVVYMMDLADDGRCCVGFSQEDAGAAITRHLLSRGKRRIGFLGAQLDERVMKRLDGYRAALDAADCRDAGLEWLDPQPSSMQMGADMLDRALAERPDCDALFCCNDDLAIGALARSQQLGIAVPERLAIAGFNDLQPAAWCTPPLTTVATPRRDIGVHAAKALLQLIDGEEPASRRADLGFRLMLRRSS
- a CDS encoding GNAT family N-acetyltransferase; the protein is MMERTDAGHTLEIRLAAGADAEALTALYRQLTGDARTRVLPERLDALADGARAQVLVCACGAELAGTAWLGFCEDVMYGAQPFAVLENVVVDARWRGRGLGAALLREAERRSLARDCSKIMLLSSAGREDAHRFFLRAGFRGDAKRGFVKYRRDMGGDGHQ
- a CDS encoding DUF3313 domain-containing protein, with product MMRLSVLTLCCALGLSLPAWADTADNLFTVPLDAFQPGKMVPGQRVYQKPGVELKAYHSVLLEPLLFLRQSEDGSWELLQAGDENAIVNYFHDRMQAELKAAGVPEALQPAPGVARMRVAVTGLSQDRPGVNAADLLPVKAVFNLARLAAGKEPYLLKIASMAQLEDAQDGSLLAGTVNLRQSDKNKTKEQPMTLELVKPLIDEWCRQSARQLAAHLGKAP
- a CDS encoding FMN-binding negative transcriptional regulator, yielding MINGETGPLANHLPLLAVEEAGELKLRGHVARANPLWQLLQAEPEALAVFQGDDAYISPSWYPAKAEHGRVVPTWNYMVAHARGTLRAVDDPAWLRTLLDALTGEREASFPQPWRVADAPADYLDKMLRAIVGVELTVGRLEGKYKLSQNQDEATRQSVRNGLAGGDARAVWLAGEMAGR
- a CDS encoding PAS domain S-box protein encodes the protein MASNPRNRFILLAVSSYALFALAWIFFSDQLLAGLDASRVVPLSIAKGVFFVLVTSILLLLALRAVPSREGGAQLAWLGNLANGMRSERWTNWLAYPAVLALVAGALALRQFLMGPELGAHPMLILFMLPIILGACMGGIGPGLLATVLSVLAVDLMVEPHLHAAQTPWHSKVQLLFLALNGLAVSLLCEMLRQALERVALHRALLDAVVSSTSDAVFVKDVQGRYLLVNQAALAFVGKTSGEVIGKDDRDVFDEETARELIIQDRLIMQSGRVQTHEEHLALQNGERMVFLVTKGPVYNHEGLLGGLFGISRDITRQKQAENQLRDSEAMLQQAQQLAGIGSWSWDLVDDRQSWSPEAYRLFGLTEKSGPPGYPAMRRYFDADGWAQLSEAVERCKLVGMGYECDVELLRADGESRWLTMRGEARRDEEGAIVSLYGTMQDITERKRMAMQVKASESRLQLVAEATSDGFWDWDLRSGKVYRSSRYYEVTGTQPEDDSGDFRFFRQMVHPADLPYVLQAIEAHRRGKTPRIEIDFRLARQDEGVRWLQARGRAVEWDERGAAVRLVGNLSDITERKRADEDLRLVLNEAGDAIWVTDVDGYFIFANPAACRLTGHSLDDLREMHIHDLVAPECLGLLAEHLAKINNGAFLRSEWKLRLKKSGTVSVDLTSGKMKDGRYIAFGRDLTEQHRAEQELRDRERQLARVIAGSDQGFWDWNLETNRFQVSPRWESMLGYGPGEMHITADSWYEHVHPEDVERTRDSIQRNLSGEMKSHEVEIRCRTRGGDWRWILSRGRVVERNDRGEPLSMSGTHTDITERKVFEQTQKEAAAVFDSSYEGILMVNPDGVITKVNNAFSRITGYSAEEAIGQKPSLLASGKQPISFYEELWNSVKGHDFWRGELWNRRKSGELYAELLSISVVRDEQGQVQHYIGIFSDITQLKQHEAELDRVAHYDPLTGVPNRRLLSDRLRQAIVRANRSGRSCAVCFLDLDGFKAVNDKYGHAVGDQLLVTVSNNLKSILRGDDTLARLGGDEFVVLLSEVGSPEECMLVLDRVLATASRPMPVGDAEVGVTASIGVSLYPQDNVDPDTLLRHADQAMYLAKDAGKNRYQLFDPENDRKAQEHRQFLELLRQALVHDEFALFYQPVVDLQSGEIISVEALIRWRHPRRGLLAPAEFLPHLSGNELEAAFGLWVLDAALSQVSRWAEAGFHIKISTNVSTNYLLRTDFSQQLSTVLGRYPNVPPWHLELEIVESASGDVEQTIRVLQRCRELGVHFALDDFGTGHASLTHLRRLPVDTLKIDNSFVHDMIGSQDDRRIVEGVIELASIFARKAIAEGVETMEHAALLRSLGCHYAQGFGIARPMEADKVMDWCQRWRQDEGWQQLEGEMS
- a CDS encoding GNAT family N-acetyltransferase, whose translation is MQTQDRPIAAPPRPVSGLSIRLERPDQPEVMALIDELDAYQKPLYPPECHYGVDVSALLKPDVAFAVIRGEEGAALGCGAVCCAAEYGELKRVFVKPESRGMGAARALLSFLEEQARARGCETMMLETGIHQHEAIRLYQRAGYDFCPPFGDYPDDPHSVFMRKAL